A genomic window from Cardiocondyla obscurior isolate alpha-2009 linkage group LG02, Cobs3.1, whole genome shotgun sequence includes:
- the LOC139110298 gene encoding uncharacterized protein translates to MADILNIRDDPVFDDRIVIIETHAYIPFANTTFRHSDEIRIPIQQQDLYTLPHECFLYIERKLTKNKVIAGADVILGDNCIAFMFDEIRYEFDGVEIDRNRNVGVTSTLKNYATVSSDRSVILRNAGWLSPTINANDYFNFCVPLNMLLEFCENYRRVVINSRHELILIRAGNDNNCLVGSSALEPKVDLLKIQWRMPYVLLNEMKKLAMLRTLESGRFVSMGFRSWDLYDFPLLQLTTKHSWAIKTATQLEKPRYIIFALQTGRKNVMSEDNNRFDDCKLTNVKLYLNSECYPYDDMNLDFSKRRYAILYDAYARFCKEYYGYEYLEPNLTVTSFLLNGPFVIIDCSRQNESVKTATVDVRLEFECKDNVAPNTTAYCLIIHDRLVQYIPLTNVVRKIT, encoded by the coding sequence atggccgacattctgaatatccgagacgatccggtcttcgacgatcgaatcgtcatAATCGAGACTCACGCCTATATTCCGTtcgccaatacgacgttcAGACACAGTGacgagataagaataccgatacaacAGCAAGATTTGTACACGCTGCCGCACGAGTGTTTTCTCTACATCgagagaaaattaacgaagaacAAAGTAATTGCGGGAGCCGACGTGATCCTCGGGGACAACTgcatcgccttcatgttcgatgagatacgatacgagttcgacggtgtggagatcgatcgtaaccgaaacgttggcgtaaccagtacgctgaaaaattacgcgaccgtttcatccgataggagcgtgattctgcggaacgcgggatggctcaGTCCCACGATTAATGCAAACGATTACTTtaatttctgcgtaccgctcaacatgctgctggAATTTTGTGAAAACTATaggcgcgtcgtgatcaacTCTCGTCATGAATTGATTCTCATACGAGCGGGCAACGACAACAACTGTCtagtgggcagttccgcgctcgagcctaaagttgacttgctgaaaatacaatggcgtatgccttATGTACTTTTGAACGAGATgaagaaattggcgatgttgcgcaccttggagagcggtcgattcgtcagtatgggttttcgctcatgggatctgtacgATTTTCCGTTACTGCAACTTACGACCAAACACTCatgggccatcaagaccgccacgcaactcgagaaacctcgatacatcatctttgctctgcagacgggtcgaaaaaacgttatgtctgaAGATAACAATCGTTTCGACGactgcaaactgaccaacgtgaagctctatctcaattcagagtgctatccgtacgacgatatgaacctcgactttagcaaacgtagatacgcgattctctacgacgcgtacgcgcgtttctgcaaagAATACTACGGCTACGAatatctcgaaccgaatctcaccgtcacgtcgtttctgctcaacggtccgttcgtcatcatcgactgctcgcgtcaaaacgagtcggttaaaaccgctaccgtggacgtgagattggAGTTTGAgtgcaaggacaatgtagcgccgAATACCACGGCctactgtctcatcatacacgatcgtttggttcaatacattccgttgaccaacgtcgtacgtaagatcacgtag